The genomic DNA GTGAAGGAACAGGTGCCCGAGGGGTATCTGATGACGATTCAGCGTCGGATGATGTTGCGGTTGGCGGCTGCCATTACGCTGGACCGGCACTGCAACGGGGTCTTTACGGGAGAATCGCTGGGACAAGTAGCTTCACAGACGTTGGAAAGCATGCGCGTAATTAACGACGTCACTTCGTTACCAGTTTTACGCCCGTTATTATCGCTGGATAAAACGGAAATTATTAAAATTGCTAGAGACATTGATACTTATGATTTATCCATCATGCCCTTTGAAGATTGCTGTACGATTTTCACGCCGCCCACCCCAAAGACCAAACCCGATCTAGAAAAAACCCGAAACTTTGAGCAATTAATTGACGTCGATGGGTTGATGAATGAGGCACTGGCCGGGATTGAGGTTACCAAGATTAACGTTGGAGATGACTACCTCAACGCCCAAGAAGACGTGTTTGCTGAACTACTATAAAAGTCAGTGAGAACACAACCAGGAGGAATAACCATGCAAGTGAAGTTAATGGCGCAAACGGTATCGTTATTAGGAACCCCACCCGCTGTGGGGGATTTATTGCCCGATTTTACGGTGATTAATGATCAGGGCCAACCAGTTACTGCACCAGATTTACTAGGCAAGCTTATGGTGCTGTGTGCAGTTCCAGATTTGAATACGGACGTTTGTAGTCTAGAAACCAAAAAATTTAACCAGCAGGCAGATCAATTTCCAAAGGCCCGGTTTGTAACGATCTCCAACAATCGGCTCGCGGAACAAACCGATTGGTGTGCGGCTGAGGGCGTGCAAAACCTGGAGATTTTGTCAGATGAACCGGGCTCGTTCGGTAAGGCAACCGGGTTATACATTCCCAGCTTTAAACGCCTGGCGCGGGCGGTGTTTGTGGTAAATGCCGAAGGGCAGATTACCTACGAAGAAGTGTTAGCACAGGTTGCCTCCGAGCCGGATTATGCCGCTGCCGTAAACGCGTTACAACAACTGTACTAGGCTGCGTTTAAAAGTAGTTGACGAATTTGGGAAAGTTAAGTATATTATGGAACGAATACTAAATGCAGTGAGCAAGAGGCAGTCTGCGTCGTCATTTGTAGGGAGAGAACGCTAGTGAGAAGTTCTTAATGACTGGAGACTGTGTAGCTTGGGAGCAGGGATAGCAACTTTGGTTGGTATCAACGGGTGCCACCGTTATTGGTTTAAGTTGGGATTAGATCATAATCCAATTTAGGTGGTACCGCGAGCATTCGTCCTATTGTAGGGACGGGTGCTTTTTTTGTAACTCGGAAAGATCAATAAATGAGGTGATTGCATGGACAAGCAAACAGCAGAAGCAACAACTGAGATGTCAACGAAATTTGATCCCCATGCCGTAGAGCATGGGATGTAC from Fructilactobacillus ixorae includes the following:
- the tpx gene encoding thiol peroxidase — protein: MQVKLMAQTVSLLGTPPAVGDLLPDFTVINDQGQPVTAPDLLGKLMVLCAVPDLNTDVCSLETKKFNQQADQFPKARFVTISNNRLAEQTDWCAAEGVQNLEILSDEPGSFGKATGLYIPSFKRLARAVFVVNAEGQITYEEVLAQVASEPDYAAAVNALQQLY